GCATTAAAACAGAAGTTATTGGAGTATATTGAATATTACAACAAAAAAGCAAAACCATTTGCATGGACATATGCAGGAAAACCTTGTAAAATATAACATACCTTATTTAAGGGACAGCACACTAGTAACCCCGCCTCTTTAAGGGAAAGGGCATTTGCCCCAGGGCAGGTGGGGCAGGATTGAGGGCGGAGGATAGGGTCGGTTGAGAGAAACCTTCCTACGCTTGGGTCGTAGTATCTGGCACGGTAATAATATAAACCTGCCTTTTCTTCCCATTCTCGGGAAGTGAATAAGAAGGGATTAGGGAATAGGGAATAGGGGAGCCAAATACCTCGTAATTGTAAGATGAGACGATGTTTTTGTCCTTGTCGGTGATAAAGATTACCGAGCCTAAGCCATCAAGGTGGTAGAAATAGCTTTGGGTTCCTATTCTTACTGAGATTGGGTTGTCAATGCCTGGGCCAAAGGTGTATCTGGCATTGAGGGTTCCTTGAGGGTCGTATTCAGCAATTAGGTCATTGTCATCATAAAGATAGTTCATAGTTGATAGTTCATAGTTCATAGAGGATGAGGTTTTGCTTATTCTTTTGCCCAAGGGGCAATAGGTAAAGGTTTGGGTTGAGCTATTGGGATAGGTTATTTGGGTTAGCCGATTTTCATAATCATAGGCATAGGTTGTTGTATCCATAGTAGACCTATTTTCACAGAGTTATTCTGCATTTTATTCCTCTCTAGCCTCTTTCAATAATCCTTTTATTATTTCTTCTTTAATCCAGATGCCATTTTCTAACATTTGACTGATAGAAGGTTTTATAGAAGAAAGCAAACCTTTCTTTTTAGCCTTTAAAAGCAAGCCCAAGGTTCCTATTACTTCAAGGCCTAAAACCTTTGCTTGCAATCTGGCAATTTTTTCGTCTATTAGAACCTGTTTTATCCCTTTTTCTTTTGCCAGGATAATAACCTCTGCCTCACCCTGTTTTAGCTCATATAATAACTCTATTTTTTCCATATCAGCAACCTTTTCAATTAAAAGCCATGGACTTGCCTTTAGCTTTTGAACTCCAAGCCCTTGCTCACCGCCAGCCAAGATTTCTTCTTTTACCTTAAAGGGAAGATAAACTTCAGCATAAAGCTCCTTAAGTAAAGAGGTCTGTCTACATATTGAAAGGGCAATCCATGGT
This is a stretch of genomic DNA from bacterium. It encodes these proteins:
- a CDS encoding RHS repeat-associated core domain-containing protein, encoding MWLPYSLFPNPFLFTSREWEEKAGLYYYRARYYDPSVGRFLSTDPILRPQSCPTCPGANALSLKEAGLLVCCPLNKVCYILQGFPAYVHANGFAFLL
- a CDS encoding DUF3368 domain-containing protein, which encodes MQNKEKGIVVNTSPWIALSICRQTSLLKELYAEVYLPFKVKEEILAGGEQGLGVQKLKASPWLLIEKVADMEKIELLYELKQGEAEVIILAKEKGIKQVLIDEKIARLQAKVLGLEVIGTLGLLLKAKKKGLLSSIKPSISQMLENGIWIKEEIIKGLLKEAREE